The nucleotide window TGGCACGAGACAAGAGAAGACCCATATAAACGGACCCCGTTTGTCTCTCACCGAACAACTGCTCCAGCTAAATAAGCGCAAAATCAGACTAGTGATCGGACTTCATACCGGATACTGCTATCTAAGATGTCACCTTTacaccatgggcatcacggatAATCCGGAGTGCTGCtgcatggaggaggacgaaactgcagaccacgttaTCTGTGAGTGCCCTGCACTCACACGAGCGAGGTTTAAATACCTGGGCAAACTGGCACATAGTTAGAGGAAAGGTCATTAATCATTAATGACACAGCGCCAATTGACGATACCCGCCCCCTTCTTGGGGGTGAGATAACGAAATTTtgcatagaaaatattttttcgagaaatcaatagttttttatttattcatgatTAAAAACTTGGAAGAATACTCAAATCGATAGGTTCAACTTCAAATAACGGAAAGGACGTTAATTTTACGTGCATAATGCTTCAAAAGTTGTTTGTAGTACTCAAAAAGACCTTGAGTACTTATAAAGGTAAATTGgtccaaaattgaaaaatttatagtcaaaaataaattggtcgctcatattttttaaggaaaaatggACAGCTACAGCTGTACCATTTCTAtcagaattaaatttaaacGTAGACTTTTtacaattagttttattttagtGTTATTTATATGATCCTGAAGTTAGACCGGTTTAGATaacgtattttttgaaaaatgtacggTAAAAGttgaaaacgtatttttctCTGAAACTATGAAcgatacgaaaaaaattatgacgaACATAAATGTAGATTTTTCTTCAGCAaatgttttggttttttttatttctgtaactTGGAAAATAAAGGAGATATTGCCGTTTAAACTATCCAGTATAAAAATGACCTGTCTCGAGCCCTTCAACCCTTtccctttaaaaaaaatagaaggcTTAAAAGATTTTTAATCTACATGAGCTTATAGCTCTTgaaatttccttcaaaatacTTCTTATAGGATACTATAGCTTCAAAATTCATCGAGTTATGGTTAAAAAACCAAATATACACGTTCATTAATACAACGGACAGATATGCCGCTATGCTTGCATTACACTTAAActctgtaacaaaaaaatgcgtgtgtgtgtgtgtgtgtgtacaTACAGACATCCACTGTAATTCCAATTTGCTTTCGTGTTCGACTCCAGTATCCACGTTCTCAcattaataatcaaatatttttttttcatttttctcaatacaGGTTTTTAGGGgtttgaaaagaaaacattcctttatttctttcaaaatcacttttattcaaataattcctcgatttgataatttaaaatcttcaaataataattttttgtcattattttttgcAAAGGGATTATTTTTAGAGGTTACATAAGGTGTAAAcatcaaatatacaataaaatacatTCGAGAACATGAAAcactatttaatatttgtactTGAACAAAATTTTCACCAGTCAAATgatcaaatcttttttttacTTAGGGATAGTTTTTACCCCTAAAAAATAGAAAGCGTCAATCAGACTTATGTCACTTTTGATATTGGGCCTAAGACgaaactttttctaaattttcatgcaaatccATTCAAAAAATTCGGAGGTTACACCAGATTCTCAACTTCTCTGACTGTACTAATAAAAGTTATTGatatcagaaaaatatataagttgTATAAgcaagattttaaaaattagtcTCTAAGAAGTAAAAGACAATAAGttctttttaatcaattattatttactaaCCTTTAGGATCATACGTAtcatatttttggattttataaTAGATTATCAGGAGAGCTTCAACTTCTTCGAAACTAAAATGGACTTGTTTGGTTAGACTCAATGCAAGTTCTCGGTGTTTTTTTAAGTATCTCGTTTCTTCCATCGGATTCAACGTTAAATCATATCGAGCCATTTCGAAGAATTGCTTCTATTTACgaccaaaataaatatttctttttgagtataataatgaaaaattgttataaattagtgaacatgttatatttttttgattctttcaaaatattgatggaaaactgtcaaaaataacCGAGATGTTAGAATAAACACGCCATAAATCGTGTCGTTCTTTCCTTTTTGCACAAATGACCTAATCATTtgataatataatcttcgagaGCTCTAAGTAAAAGTAATATAACTCATCAATTCAAATTGTTTTGTTAACTTTTAACTAAACTTTGGGCAAAATAAAACCGTTTATCACGTCGTTAAGTTTTTGCCACTAATCTATCAGTGGAATTATGAAATTACCAGAAATGTTGCAAAAGATCGGGGATAATAATTCAGATGTACTTGAATAACATCAatatttaacagaaaaaaattttatgcaagaattaaatgaaaaatactttttatatgatctatattttaaatcaatatacCGGTTATTTTTACTGAACAGAAAACAGgatataagcaaaaaaaattctcattctTTTTACCAATActtaaaaatactaatattaccaaaatgtttatttatgcTGTGAGCTGTGGGTAAGGAAAACAGCAATGAGAAGTTTGTCAATACAACTGGACGAAGAAAAGGCAATGAATAAGCTTAGAACAAGTTCAGTTCAGTTCAGATCCCAAAAAATCTTCATAAGGTGAAGatacatatatacaaaacaataataagacaGAGAGAGACAACAGAGAGCTACGGAGGGGAAACGTGAATTCTTCACAAAGCAGAGGAAGAGAAGTTAGATATATGGGAAAGAGAAATACTTAGAAGGGACTAGGCGGTAAAAAGGAAGGAGATTTATGGCTTAggagaaaatataatgaaataagaaatctatttggagaagcagaactaaataaaacaataagaTACAAAAGAATAAAGTGGCTGGATCACATACAGAGAATGccagattttagagcaacaaaaaaaaatgatggacatagaacaaggaggaacaagaaaaaaaggaagaccaTAGAAAATATGGCAGGCAGAAGTAATGGAAGCtctaagagagagagagagagagagcaaTTCAGATCAAAAATAGGAAATAGTGGAAACACTTACATGCTATGGGCCTAAAGGGACTGCGTGAAGCACCTATATATATATGAGGTGTGggtatgaaatttttcaaaatatttgctgGTATTCATTGTACCAGATGGCAGATTCATTCAAgagaaataaactaaataacatttttattgtaCGTCACAAATATGCTCAATAAACTAGACAGACAGTTAGTTTGAGATTATGTATTCTGTTTAACTAGCCCCAAACGTCTTGCGTTTActctctatactctatactcatCTATAATATTAAATGCCATGCAACAGAAAAGGCTATACATTTGTCTATATTTCATTGTTATAATCTTATTGACAGAAAACTgctactgtttttttttaaattacaaatagcGTCTCTTGTGATCCCTGTGTCATcaaaaaaaatgtgatgaaaaGTAGATGCAAcaaattaatgttttaaagTACAATATAacagatatttatataatatgtaaatactTGCAATTAGAAAGTAAAGTCAGTATTAACCCCCTAGTATTTTTTGAATCGAACAATATCATCATTAAAGTGACCAGTAAAATGTGCATCATTTATATCCGCCCCAAACATGATTATTTTTGAACTAGCATAAGATTTATTGTTTTGTGAGAATTAATACTGAGTTCCTAATAAATGAGTTCCTCTATTTATTCCGAGCAATCTGTAACTAGTagcaataaaaaactaatttttgaaaatacataatCGCGTGAATGTTGGAGAGCCCTCTACAATGTTAcgtttataatcaaaaatatagtcATAGTTTACTGCATAAATACCACAAAGTGATAATGCGTTGAAtgatattattgttaaattaacaTCTCAGGACCATGTTAACCTTTGCGTAGGGCGAGAAATGATGACTGAAATCTCTAGGGGTGCAGCATCGGCAAAAGTTCAAAAGAGGGTGTAAACGTTAATACTCTATTGGAATCATTTCGAGAAAATAACCTAAAAGGACAGGAAAGGACTAGAAAATACAATGTGCgataaattattctaattaatatCTTTTGGCTATTTTATATTCTTATGATGAGGCTATTGAGTATTATAAGATATACCTTCTCTCTACAACATTCTTCTCTTTCACTTTTCCATCAAGTTCTTGGATAAATATCTTGAATTATATAACTTCACATATATATTTAGCTTCTAGGTACATAATAACCATAAAACAATGCAACAATCCTCTTTACTTGatttatgaaaacaattacaataataattataatttttcatattcctaatatataaaaaattaggaAACGTCTGTtgaattagattaagaaaaaaaatcttcagttctaggtttcatttacaattatttatctTATTAACTTTGACTCTTAGGTTTTTAAAGTTTGATTGGTATCTATGTGAAACTTCAAGCAATCGGTTATTTCTCTCGTTGTCCctatattttcacaatatttccCTGAAACTGTCACGATAATATTAATCCTAATTCCAGTCCTGTTAGGatttgtttgattttctatGGGGTTTACTTAGGAATAAAACTGGAAAGTAAGGGTCTTGTCTGTTTGTTTGGCATTACGTGTGGATTGTGAGAACACAAATAGTGATGAATCAGATATTGGAAAGTATTTGATGGTTGATGCGTTGATTCGTGAAATTGTATCTTTGGGAACCTAAATCATTATTGCTTTGGAACGAAGAGTGAATCACTATAGAAGTTTAACGTAttctaaaaacatataaataataatttctcaactttctcgaaaatatatttaacttgatttttatctcgGTGGTAAGATGTTTTGTTTACCTAAAATAGGGTAGGTAGTGACAATATTAACGACAAAACCAACAAAAGGATAAATACACCTTTATAGACATACGTATACAGGCAGGACGGATAAAAAGAATTTGTtactataatattatataatatatttttttcattatttttatcaaatacttttgaaaacGTTACAGATAAATAATGTAtcatatattgtaatttgaGTTCAAAACGAGAGCGATTTGACGGTAGAACgattttttagtgaaaaatgtACTTTACCTTAGAAAACCTAAATTTAGCATCATAACATTGCAGCAAATCAATATAAGATGATCAGTTCTCTTTCTCTGTTTTCTTAAAACAACAAAGATCAGATCTACAATCCCAAAATACCATTTCTTTATTGGcagaaaaaaaatggttttgattTCTGGGAATACGTTTCTCGAATAAAGTCCAATGTTTGGAATACATTTCTGGGGTATAATATTTATCagaaatttgtttgaattttgaaattgagcTTTAGATCAGCATTAAGTAATCGCGGCACCCACCTTGCATATAAAGTTTTTAACGCCATTTCTGATGTAGTTCCAGCAAATCACGGTCCTGAATGTTCAGTATCATCTGTGTTAtgtgaataatatttaaatggtATTTCCTGGGTTCCATCAATTGTTTTTCcttatagaaaatattgttgaatGAAAAAGTGACATTAGTTTTCCATATTTACCCAATTAAGCTCAAGAGACATTAATTGGCCAAATTTTAGTAAAAAGGAATTGTTTGTCATGTTGGAAAATACATTATTCGGTTAAACCTAACAacagtattatatttttttaccaaattaaaCACACCACAGCAAGTTTTCTATATAATTAGACTCAAAAAAACCATTGTTGACAAGATTACAGAATGGGAAAGTTATGTTATGACCAAGTGAGACTTTTTCAGCAAATTAATTTCAGGTCATTATATTTTAGATTAACAGGGTCATAGGAAAACCACATTTTAATGATACTATACTTCGAAAACCCATTTTTGACCAAATATAGCATGGGatgccaatttttgacgaaCTTAGACTAGGAAAGCAATTTTCTTgctaaattagaattttttcatatattagaTCAAGAAACGtcagtttttatcaaatcaaaatcatattaaaacacaggaaaccaaaatttttttacaaattagattattttagaaaatccatttttttaacacataaaacttatatatttgaaGACCCAATTTTCCACAAACTCCAGCCGAGGAGCTCCATATAGTTATCAccaagcaaaaaaaaattttataaattttgactaAAACAAACCATGTTTTCACAAAACTagaatgaaaaaagttatttttcaatttataattaataacaacctaatcaataacaaataattcaattcaagaTAAACTTGACCAGTTTTTTCgcgaaatatcaattttcgaataaattaaacGTAAAAAAGGCACTTTTTGCCAAATCAGCTCAGCGGAACtaatttattaccaaataattaATGTATCGTGAACATCTCAAGACAATACAACAATaggagaaatcatcaaaaattcaatgataataaTCTTGAAAGATACGTgccaattataataattatatgaatGTTACTCGAtccttttgaaataatttctcacGAGATTATTTTCGtagtaaaaacaataaattactGAAATTAGTTATGACTATTTATTTGTTGAAAGTGAGTTATATATAAAGATGACTATAGCTGtctatcaaaaacatttagacaTTTAGAATAATTTCAGTATAAGATCATCACCTATCTGTTCAAAAAACAGACTCTCTCAATTCGACTGACGActgttttattaatgaaatgGTTAAACCTCAATTTCGTATCCCGACAGataaatatattctatatttgAAATCGAATGGTTTTCGTTAGCTGTATTCAGGAAAGAAAGAAAGCGAGAGACTCGTTGGATATATTTTGAGTGGGATAAGGAAATTGGTTTTAGTGATGAGCTTTCATTGGAATTGGCTCTGAAataggagttgctcctctgTTCCTCTGTTGTGGTGATTGGTTTGTGATTGCACTGCCACAGGTTGataaaaaagagaagaaaacgAAATACCCAACGGGGTATTCAGatagaagaaaaaagtaaaGCTCCAGCATAAAAAAGTGGTTCTTTCCAggtttggaaatataattttgtgattttGTTATTTGGAGAATAACTTTAACTGAAGGATAATTACCAGTGAAGAAAACGGTCATTTATAAATCAAGCTGTTGGttaattttatgattaaattattACTAACTATACAACAGAATCCCCTAAACTATAAATTATATTGGTCAAATAGAATTCACATCGGAGAAGTAtgattgataattgaaaaataaaattttggtataTCCGGATTACATTGTAACAAAGCTATCAGACAATTATTTCTCTCGTAACTCTGCCTTTTTTTATATGTCAACGCACCCAcgaatattctaaaattatgCGACGACCTCTAATAGCCGGACAAAATAGGCTAGAAGATATAAGTTGGCAGAAGTTGTCAGAATATATACACTGTTTTTAAACTAgtggtgcattccactaagcgttcacGTCTCCTGAAATACTTTTTTGGGCGTTCCACGTAGCGACTACGATCGTtgtgattaggttaggtttaaaaaaaatggtgaGATTTGATTCGTTTCtgatcaaatttaaataatgaaggAACCACAATTACAGGGCTCCTTTTTTGAGTGGCGAATGATTGCTGGTACTTTGGAATATTATCTGagtctattttcaaattagtcatTTCAAGAaccgtttttatattttaataaaatactaaGATAGAACAAAATGGACACCATTCCTTTACAATTTATTGAATTGTCattcataatatataatataaaaactgcCGTGTACAAGCGGCTGCGATGTGAATAATCAGGAATCTACAGAATTGCCAGCTTAAATTCAAATCATCCTTCCTAGTTTGAAAACAGGATAtagaaaattctcaaaattccCAGCAAATAGTTTTATCAAGTTCTGTAAAATCTTTGGTATTAATTGAGCCCAGGGAAccttatttataaatacaaaaaactgaaattataatacatatgaaaaattaattttttgtttcgtttaGGACTTgaagaatttatgaaatatattctttaaaGTAAATGACTGATTTGTAATATATCCCCATACTATCAATATaaccaaaagaataaaaacCAATCATTTAGAAAAGATAACaactttattcaataaatatatctaCATATAGTGCCTTCttaagtaatttataaaattcgaacgagttttttctaatattctaCAACATtcttgtttaataaataaaattttatgatcaGTTTCTGCTATTGTTAACAAAggattttcattaaattcatcTACATCTTCAATtagatcaaaaaataaatcttccTTATATTCTTTGGTATCATTAGCTGTCTTCCATAGTTTGAATGCATTGTAATTTGCTGGACTGTATCTCTTGAGGTACTGGTGGTATATATCACGACATGATGGATGTTGTAGAACATTGAGTATTTTATCATTGAACCAATCTATTTCCTGTGTATTGAATTTCACTGCGGCCATAGGTTATCTAAAATGAACATCAATTATTTTTGCCCATTATATCCACTTTTTATGTAAGCAATCCTGTAAACTTATCCTAGAAGTTTGAATGCAATTTTACAATAAGTACacatttttggtattaaaaaataacacctattataatcataaatactgtctacattttttattcctaTCCATTGATAAAGGATCTATTATtagaaagaaattaaattttaacacATTGAGTAAATAGTATAGTTCTTCAATTCCATATTAGTGTCCTTGAATTTGATGTAAGAATTTCcggtatatttttaataaatttatcctaattgttttttgaagtatctattgatttatattcaaaaatcaattattatattatgataaaaatcaTAATCACAATAAGTATatctatttagaaaaaaatgattgaattccATTAAACAACGtgtaatataaaattacctGCATAGTTCTTGTatggaaaatatgaaagtttTCCTTCAACTCCTTGCCGCAgtattacttttcaaaaaataattcacagaTTAGTAATCTTAAATTCATATCTTCATCTTTTAAACAAATTGATAGGATATAGGAAACGTCAAGATTCAAAAACTACGTTCAATGGTTTACGTCGGAGTAGAAGAGGAAGCTACTCCTTTACCCTTGTTCTTCACgtttaatatacttttatttgtaaactcaatttcaatcttatatatatttttaactatttattagTATAACGTGTTAGTATGTATACTTTTAGAAAATCAGTGATTTTCAACTTTCGCTCCAAAAGATTACTGTTCCTGTTACATAAATTGCACCTCTACATTGAATTATCAAACGTCAGAAGAAGCTATATACTTCTTGTTGccagtatttaatattttgaaatgaaatttatttactaGAATTCTGTTTGCATAAAATGACGACTTCCGAGCAAATAGGCCTAAATAAAACATGGGAGCTTTCCCTATACGAATTACATCGTACACCTCAAGAAGCCATCACCGACAATACAGAAATAGCAGTGAGTCCAAGAAGTCTTCATAGTGAACTAATGTGCCCAATTTGTTTggatatgttgaaaaaaacaaTGACTACTAAAGAATGTCTTCACAGATTTTGCTCTGATTGTATTATCACTGCTTTACGATCTGGAAATAAAGAGTGCCCGACTTGTCGTAAAAAATTGGTATCTAAGAGATCCCTCCGACCTGATCCAaactttgatttattaatatCGAAAATTTATCCAAGCCGAGACGAATATGAAGCTCATCAAGAGAGAGTTTTAGCTAAATTGAATAAAAGTCATTCTCGTGAAGCTTTAATGCAGTCAATTAAGGAGGGGATTAAAATACAATCACAGAATAGGCCAAACAGgggaagaaaaaataatgaaaacccAACTGGTCAAGAAAATGTAGATGACAATAATACGAATGTTCCAAATCCTCCAGAAACTGTAAGTTTTTTGTAATGTCTGtaggattttttttctattttcacaaCTAAGTACTTAttaatatgtattaaaattttggaaGTATCATATAATTGTGTTCCAATAAACAAACAGTTGGGATTTTGAatgtgaatataattttaacaattgGATTCACTAATAATAGGCACCTCCAGCAGTGGCTCCAGTACCCTCAGTAACTCCAACACAACCAACAACTAATAATACAACTATTCCAACAAATGCTTCAAACTCTGCAAATGCACCAAGTCCATCG belongs to Diorhabda carinulata isolate Delta chromosome X, icDioCari1.1, whole genome shotgun sequence and includes:
- the LOC130900828 gene encoding E3 ubiquitin-protein ligase RING1, whose amino-acid sequence is MTTSEQIGLNKTWELSLYELHRTPQEAITDNTEIAVSPRSLHSELMCPICLDMLKKTMTTKECLHRFCSDCIITALRSGNKECPTCRKKLVSKRSLRPDPNFDLLISKIYPSRDEYEAHQERVLAKLNKSHSREALMQSIKEGIKIQSQNRPNRGRKNNENPTGQENVDDNNTNVPNPPETAPPAVAPVPSVTPTQPTTNNTTIPTNASNSANAPSPSPSGRSTPSQPPSPVSSSVSSISKSLGKRPKSVLTSERSEESESSERTEQTDTEGEGPSEPMTLNEIELVFKPHPTEMSGDNPLVKALKENSIRYIKTTANATVDHLHKYLAMRLTLDLDSQLSTTHNLLNFCIYISPTTGQYVQLNGNQTLGQVNDKYWKVNKPLEMFYSWKKT